Proteins from one Plodia interpunctella isolate USDA-ARS_2022_Savannah chromosome 3, ilPloInte3.2, whole genome shotgun sequence genomic window:
- the LOC128683177 gene encoding ubiquitin-conjugating enzyme E2-24 kDa isoform X2, which produces MSKALGTSAKRIQKELAEITLDPPPNCSAGPKGDNLYEWVSTILGPPGSVYEGGVFFLDIHFSPEYPFKPPKVTFRTRIYHCNINSQGVICLDILKDNWSPALTISKVLLSICSLLTDCNPADPLVGSIATQYLQNREEHDRIARLWTKRYAT; this is translated from the exons ATGTCAAAGGCACTAGGCACGTCGGCAAAGAGGATTCAGAAGGAGTTAGCAGAGATCACACTGGACCCACCCCCAAACTGTAGTGCTGGGCCTAAAGGAGATAACTTATATGAATGGGTATCCACTATCTTAGGGCCCCCTGGATCGGTATATGAGGGTGGAGTGTTTTTCTTGGACATACACTTCTCACCAGAATATCCATTTAAACCTCCTAAG GTGACATTCCGAACTAGGATATACCACTGTAATATCAACAGCCAGGGTGTGATATGTCTAGATATTCTGAAGGACAACTGGTCACCAGCACTGACAATATCTAAAGTCCTCCTTTCCATATGCTCACTGTTGACTGACTGCAATCCTG CGGACCCATTGGTGGGCAGTATTGCGACACAATACCTTCAGAATAGAGAGGAGCACGATCGCATCGCGCGCCTCTGGACCAAGCGCTATGCAACATGA
- the LOC128683177 gene encoding ubiquitin-conjugating enzyme E2-24 kDa isoform X1, whose translation MSGASGSSGSGTGRGRGGANSNGAVDNKPESKENKPNPKMSKALGTSAKRIQKELAEITLDPPPNCSAGPKGDNLYEWVSTILGPPGSVYEGGVFFLDIHFSPEYPFKPPKVTFRTRIYHCNINSQGVICLDILKDNWSPALTISKVLLSICSLLTDCNPADPLVGSIATQYLQNREEHDRIARLWTKRYAT comes from the exons ATGTCCGGTGCATCTGGTTCATCAGGGAGCGGCACAGGACGGGGACGGGGTGGAGCAAATTCTAACGGGGCTGTGGACAATAAGCCTGAGTCAAAGGAAAATAAACCTAACCCAAAAATGTCAAAGGCACTAGGCACGTCGGCAAAGAGGATTCAGAAGGAGTTAGCAGAGATCACACTGGACCCACCCCCAAACTGTAGTGCTGGGCCTAAAGGAGATAACTTATATGAATGGGTATCCACTATCTTAGGGCCCCCTGGATCGGTATATGAGGGTGGAGTGTTTTTCTTGGACATACACTTCTCACCAGAATATCCATTTAAACCTCCTAAG GTGACATTCCGAACTAGGATATACCACTGTAATATCAACAGCCAGGGTGTGATATGTCTAGATATTCTGAAGGACAACTGGTCACCAGCACTGACAATATCTAAAGTCCTCCTTTCCATATGCTCACTGTTGACTGACTGCAATCCTG CGGACCCATTGGTGGGCAGTATTGCGACACAATACCTTCAGAATAGAGAGGAGCACGATCGCATCGCGCGCCTCTGGACCAAGCGCTATGCAACATGA